The segment AGACCTCGACCAGGCCTACTCCTTCAATGTTGCGAAGAAAAACGCCGAGTGGAAGGATGCAGACTGGGCCGGCGCTTCCGAGAGCGATATCAATGCCCTCTACATCAACTACTTCAATCTCAAGAGCGAATACGGCGCCAACGATTCCCGCACCATCGAAGCCTTCAAGCGCTTCGAGGAAGCCCAGAAGGCCAAGGCCCTGAAGAAGCCCGCGAAATAAGCGTTCCCGACATCAAGACCAGGCCGGGGGTTCCGTACGGAACCCCCGGTCTGTCGTCTGGCCGAAACCCCGAATGCGTGGTGGCCCCCCTCGGAGTCGCGGCCTCTTCCGGGCGCATCAATGGTTCACGCATATGGAGGAGGGGCGGGTTTGAAACCCGCCCCGAGGCGCAATATACTACTCGCTATCTGATGTGCGGCGGCGTTTCTTCTCGGCGTGGGCGCGCTTGCCGGCGAGGCGGCGCTCCTTCGACGCGCGGGTCGGTTTCGTCGGACGCCGCTTTTTCGGCGGGGTGAGCGCCTTCAAAATGAGGTCGCGCAGTTTCCGGAGGGCTTCCTCGAGATTGGAGCGCTGGTCGCGGCTTTCCTGGCAGGTGATCAGGAGGCGCCCGTCGGCGTCGATGCGGTTCCCGGCGATGGCGCGAAGTCGTTCCTTCACGGCCGGGGA is part of the Candidatus Ozemobacteraceae bacterium genome and harbors:
- the arfB gene encoding alternative ribosome rescue aminoacyl-tRNA hydrolase ArfB — encoded protein: MTEPLQISESLTIPAADLHWSAARGSGPGGQNVNKVASKVELRFDIAGTTTLSPAVKERLRAIAGNRIDADGRLLITCQESRDQRSNLEEALRKLRDLILKALTPPKKRRPTKPTRASKERRLAGKRAHAEKKRRRTSDSE